One Thermodesulfobacteriota bacterium DNA window includes the following coding sequences:
- a CDS encoding class I SAM-dependent methyltransferase — translation MKRIPEPELMDDPEQAYAYGRADFEEPHSNFIELLMGFLTDVAQIDTILDMGCGTGDITFRVAIALPGSRIDAIDGSAAMLHYAEEGLKNSPGLEGRVCFILGNIQEFEPGKSYDLIVSNSLLHHLSDPAHFWLAVKRLSSPGTRVFIMDLMRPASVEEARSLVETYSRNEPDILKRDFYNSLLAAFEVGEVELQLEEAGLGGFDVAQASDRHLIVYGTFE, via the coding sequence ATGAAGAGAATCCCCGAGCCCGAGCTGATGGACGATCCCGAGCAGGCGTATGCCTACGGCAGGGCGGATTTCGAGGAGCCTCACTCGAATTTCATCGAGCTGCTAATGGGGTTCCTTACTGATGTGGCGCAAATAGATACGATTCTAGATATGGGTTGCGGGACGGGGGACATAACTTTCAGAGTCGCAATAGCGTTACCCGGCTCTAGGATCGACGCGATAGACGGCTCGGCTGCGATGCTGCATTATGCGGAAGAGGGGCTCAAAAACAGTCCCGGACTTGAAGGGAGGGTTTGTTTCATACTAGGGAATATACAGGAATTCGAGCCCGGGAAATCTTACGACCTCATCGTCAGCAACAGCCTCCTTCACCATCTCTCCGACCCGGCTCATTTCTGGCTCGCGGTAAAGAGGCTATCGTCCCCGGGAACCCGGGTCTTTATCATGGACTTGATGAGACCCGCAAGCGTCGAGGAAGCCCGGAGTCTCGTAGAAACATATTCGCGGAACGAGCCAGACATTTTAAAGAGAGATTTTTACAATTCCCTCCTCGCCGCATTCGAGGTAGGCGAAGTCGAGCTGCAGCTTGAAGAAGCGGGCCTCGGCGGATTCGACGTCGCGCAGGCGAGCGACAGGCATCTGATTGTTTACGGGACATTCGAATAG
- the gspE gene encoding type II secretion system ATPase GspE → MKSIQEIIGERNPAALPKIDELLSKNGESLEEVLIKSRVLDEKEVLEVLSEFYEFPYTLTISEREIDGELVKTLPISFAKKFRLIPFQKRNGKVIIILSPPLDLYALDEVRSLFGCEIEPVLALNHIVLDTINRVYERGKEMTEGIEDDSAGISEYDLQEPKDLLEAEDEAPIIRFVNSLLFQAVKEKASDIHLECFEKELSVRFRKDGILHEITTVPKKLQASIISRVKIMAELDIAEKRKPQDGRIRVKVAGRDVDVRISTVPTTWGESVVMRILDRSSVLLSLEDLGLAGKKLHIFEGLIQRPHGIILVTGPTGSGKTTSLYAGLERINSPDKKIITVEDPVEYQIQGINQIQVNPKVNLTFANGLRSILRQDPDVILVGEIRDRETADIAIHASLTGHLVFSTLHTNDSASAITRLIDMEIEPFLVASSLMAVIAQRLLRFLCSSCKEPYEPHDDELLKIGLRRSQLDDGVLYRARGCDKCFNMGYSGRTGIFEMLLIDDDIRNLTLSQVDSTKIKRKAMEHGMTTLRMDGAEKVARGLTSVDEVMRVTEEESII, encoded by the coding sequence ATGAAGAGCATTCAGGAAATAATAGGCGAGCGGAATCCCGCCGCGCTCCCCAAAATTGACGAGCTTTTATCGAAAAACGGAGAAAGCCTCGAGGAAGTATTAATCAAGTCGAGGGTTCTCGACGAGAAGGAAGTCTTGGAAGTGCTTTCCGAATTCTATGAATTCCCTTACACGCTGACGATATCCGAGCGGGAAATAGACGGCGAGCTCGTAAAGACGCTCCCGATCAGCTTCGCGAAGAAATTCAGGTTAATACCCTTTCAGAAAAGGAACGGCAAGGTGATCATCATCCTGTCTCCGCCGCTCGACCTCTACGCCCTCGATGAGGTCAGGTCGCTGTTCGGGTGCGAGATCGAGCCGGTTCTGGCGCTTAACCACATCGTCCTCGACACGATCAACAGGGTCTATGAGCGCGGAAAGGAGATGACGGAAGGGATCGAGGACGATTCGGCAGGCATCTCGGAATACGACCTCCAGGAGCCCAAAGACCTCCTCGAAGCCGAAGACGAAGCCCCGATAATCAGGTTCGTCAATTCGCTCCTGTTTCAGGCGGTGAAGGAAAAAGCGAGCGACATACACCTCGAGTGCTTCGAGAAGGAGCTCTCCGTCAGGTTCAGGAAGGACGGCATACTCCACGAGATAACCACCGTACCTAAAAAGCTTCAGGCGTCGATAATATCCAGGGTCAAGATCATGGCCGAGCTCGATATCGCCGAGAAGAGGAAGCCTCAGGACGGAAGGATCAGGGTCAAGGTCGCGGGAAGGGACGTCGACGTACGTATATCGACCGTTCCGACCACATGGGGAGAGAGCGTCGTAATGAGGATACTCGACAGGTCCTCCGTGCTCCTCTCTCTTGAAGACCTGGGGCTCGCCGGAAAGAAGCTCCATATCTTCGAAGGGCTTATACAGCGCCCTCACGGCATCATACTGGTCACCGGCCCTACGGGCAGCGGTAAAACGACTTCGCTATACGCCGGCCTCGAAAGGATTAACTCTCCCGACAAAAAGATCATCACTGTTGAAGACCCGGTCGAATACCAGATACAGGGGATAAACCAGATACAGGTGAACCCGAAGGTAAACCTCACTTTCGCAAACGGCCTCAGGTCCATACTCCGGCAGGACCCGGACGTAATCCTGGTCGGCGAAATCAGGGACAGGGAAACCGCGGATATCGCTATCCACGCGTCGCTCACGGGACACCTCGTTTTCTCCACGCTGCACACCAACGATTCGGCGAGCGCGATCACAAGGCTTATAGACATGGAGATCGAGCCCTTCCTCGTGGCCTCATCGCTTATGGCCGTAATCGCCCAGCGGCTTCTCAGGTTCCTTTGCAGCTCCTGTAAAGAACCCTATGAGCCGCACGACGACGAGCTCCTGAAGATAGGCCTCCGCAGGAGCCAGCTTGATGACGGGGTGCTCTACAGGGCCAGAGGGTGCGACAAATGCTTTAATATGGGGTACAGCGGCAGGACCGGGATTTTCGAAATGCTGCTTATCGACGACGATATAAGGAACCTGACCCTCAGTCAGGTCGACTCTACCAAGATCAAGAGAAAGGCCATGGAGCACGGCATGACCACACTCAGGATGGACGGGGCTGAGAAGGTGGCAAGGGGCTTGACTTCGGTCGACGAGGTCATGAGGGTTACAGAAGAAGAAAGCATAATCTAA
- a CDS encoding prepilin-type N-terminal cleavage/methylation domain-containing protein: MNKLDRAANESSAIEPRLHTGAPARRAGFTLLEVIIAVAIIGSSLAILLGAVNKNLILASQSKNLSIASFLAQRKMGEVEIEGFPELGSQEGVFEEQPEFRWHLTVQPYNIEQLGTEIRIVILTISWDEGNKEFTVATAISDHG; the protein is encoded by the coding sequence ATGAATAAACTAGACAGGGCTGCAAATGAATCCTCCGCAATAGAGCCGCGGTTACACACGGGAGCGCCGGCCCGGAGAGCGGGGTTTACGCTTCTCGAGGTAATCATCGCTGTCGCTATAATCGGCTCGTCGCTGGCGATATTGCTCGGTGCGGTAAACAAAAACCTCATCCTCGCCTCGCAATCCAAGAATCTCTCAATCGCTTCGTTCCTCGCGCAACGGAAGATGGGAGAGGTCGAGATCGAGGGGTTCCCCGAGCTTGGGAGCCAGGAGGGGGTTTTCGAGGAGCAGCCGGAGTTCAGGTGGCACCTAACGGTACAGCCTTACAATATCGAGCAGCTCGGGACCGAAATAAGGATAGTAATACTTACCATTTCCTGGGACGAAGGGAATAAGGAGTTCACAGTTGCGACCGCGATCTCGGACCACGGATAA
- the gspK gene encoding type II secretion system minor pseudopilin GspK encodes MMKPHQSTNCARQRDGEKGIVLVIVIIIIAILMILVTDLIYFTQIDTEISSNTRDEIKARYIAKSGVHVAAGTLKARPLEELTSLTAALGGQNENPDGYWAINVPYFPVGEGSVSVTVTDERSKINLNSLVSRSSNRVDRQVLTELTQLCRFLEVDDGKCSRFIPSLINWLDAPIEGAQNDQDSAGANGAFYSSLENPYMIKDGPLDTVQEIRMIDGMDDEFYSRIKDYVTVYPRDKKINFSTAPKQVIMAAIKGSAVSAVPGQGEGDEEEVDDDIAEQIADEIIEARKETPIITIQKARDIAKKVDETSEISGGLVGVTLDSGESETFNVRAVGSLGEENPTKRIIEAVLKKTRRDQEVVVDIVTWKEL; translated from the coding sequence ATGATGAAGCCACATCAATCAACGAACTGCGCGAGGCAGAGGGACGGGGAAAAAGGGATCGTCCTGGTCATCGTGATTATCATTATCGCGATCCTCATGATACTCGTGACGGACCTCATTTATTTCACACAGATTGATACAGAGATATCGTCAAATACACGGGACGAAATCAAGGCCCGCTATATCGCCAAATCCGGCGTCCATGTCGCGGCGGGGACGCTGAAAGCGAGGCCGCTCGAAGAGCTCACATCGCTGACGGCCGCACTCGGGGGACAGAACGAAAACCCGGACGGCTACTGGGCCATCAACGTTCCCTACTTCCCCGTCGGGGAAGGAAGCGTGTCAGTTACAGTGACCGACGAAAGGTCGAAGATAAACCTGAACTCGCTCGTCAGCCGGTCGTCGAACAGGGTGGACAGGCAGGTATTGACCGAGCTTACTCAGCTCTGCAGATTCCTGGAAGTCGACGACGGAAAATGCTCCAGATTCATCCCGAGTCTTATAAACTGGCTTGACGCGCCAATCGAAGGCGCTCAAAACGATCAGGACTCTGCGGGAGCGAACGGGGCTTTTTATTCCAGCCTCGAAAACCCCTATATGATAAAGGACGGCCCACTCGACACAGTCCAGGAAATCAGGATGATAGACGGCATGGACGACGAATTCTATTCCAGGATCAAGGACTACGTCACCGTATATCCGCGCGACAAGAAGATAAATTTCAGCACGGCTCCGAAGCAGGTAATCATGGCGGCAATCAAGGGATCGGCCGTGTCCGCAGTTCCGGGCCAGGGCGAAGGAGATGAAGAGGAAGTCGACGACGACATCGCCGAGCAAATCGCGGACGAGATAATAGAAGCGAGAAAGGAAACACCTATAATCACCATACAGAAAGCGAGGGATATAGCGAAGAAAGTCGACGAGACGTCCGAGATCAGCGGGGGGCTCGTCGGTGTTACGCTCGATAGCGGTGAAAGTGAAACGTTCAACGTACGGGCAGTAGGCAGTCTCGGCGAGGAGAACCCGACGAAGAGAATAATCGAAGCGGTGCTCAAAAAAACAAGGCGCGACCAGGAAGTCGTAGTGGACATCGTGACATGGAAAGAACTCTAG
- a CDS encoding diphthine--ammonia ligase yields the protein MDGKALFSWSGGKDSALALYETMASRDYDIVSLVTTVTSGYDRISMHGVRSTLLDEQADSLGLGLEKVLIPQNATNEEYELSLEKLLLKYKDSGVDSVVYGDIFLEEIRRYREEHLRKLGMLGVFPVWDRDSATLARTFIDEGFKAVVVCVDSTLLDGGFAGREFDNDFLTDLPTNADPCGENGEFHTFVYNGPIFGRRVEFEKGEIVLREGRFYYCELLPR from the coding sequence ATGGACGGGAAGGCTCTTTTCTCCTGGAGCGGCGGCAAGGACAGCGCGCTCGCTCTCTATGAAACCATGGCGAGCCGCGATTACGATATCGTGTCCCTCGTAACGACGGTTACAAGCGGGTACGACAGGATCAGTATGCACGGCGTCAGGAGCACTCTACTCGATGAGCAGGCGGACTCGCTCGGTCTCGGTCTCGAAAAGGTACTGATCCCGCAGAACGCGACTAATGAAGAGTACGAGCTGTCCCTCGAGAAGTTACTCCTGAAATATAAGGATTCCGGCGTGGATTCCGTGGTCTACGGAGACATATTCCTTGAGGAAATCAGGAGATACAGGGAGGAGCATCTGAGGAAGCTGGGTATGCTCGGCGTGTTCCCCGTTTGGGACAGGGATTCGGCAACGCTGGCCCGGACTTTCATCGACGAGGGCTTTAAAGCGGTGGTCGTCTGCGTCGATTCGACTTTACTCGACGGAGGGTTTGCCGGAAGGGAATTCGATAACGATTTCTTAACTGACCTTCCTACGAACGCCGATCCCTGCGGAGAGAACGGCGAGTTCCATACGTTCGTTTACAACGGGCCAATATTCGGGAGGAGGGTGGAGTTCGAAAAGGGGGAAATAGTATTGAGGGAAGGCCGTTTTTATTATTGCGAACTCCTGCCCAGGTGA
- a CDS encoding NADPH:quinone oxidoreductase family protein gives MKAIVLRKSGGPGVLRTEEVNKPRAGRGEVVVAVRFAGINYAEILSRKGLYGWAPRKPYIPGMECSGVIEEAGDGVDPSRVGDSVMVGTKHGCYAEYVAVPEINAVPVIDGFSYEEAASFLVNYMTAWVALFKMARVSNGDKVLVTAAAGGVGTAAIQLASRAGCEVYGMAGSAEKLELIKSLGASGTFNYRAAGSYKDLIAATGGVDAVIEMVGGDVFRRCMGTLKPFGRIVITGFASLDLDKWNPASWLRTWKDIPRIDVGLLAERSIAVMSSHLGHLLDREPDKMAHIYGELRGFVIEHRIRPVVGRVFGLEEVARAHELIESRKSSGKVLLRIGG, from the coding sequence ATGAAAGCAATCGTTCTCAGGAAAAGCGGGGGACCCGGCGTTCTACGAACGGAAGAGGTGAATAAGCCGCGGGCGGGGAGGGGGGAGGTAGTGGTCGCGGTAAGGTTCGCGGGCATTAACTACGCGGAGATACTCTCGAGGAAAGGGCTCTACGGATGGGCTCCCAGAAAACCGTATATACCGGGAATGGAATGTTCGGGCGTGATAGAGGAAGCGGGCGATGGGGTCGACCCGTCGAGGGTCGGGGATAGCGTGATGGTAGGGACGAAGCACGGGTGTTATGCCGAATATGTTGCCGTGCCTGAGATCAATGCCGTCCCCGTGATAGATGGATTCAGCTACGAGGAAGCGGCCTCGTTCCTCGTAAACTACATGACTGCCTGGGTCGCGCTGTTCAAAATGGCGAGGGTAAGCAATGGGGATAAGGTGCTCGTGACGGCCGCTGCCGGTGGCGTGGGTACGGCGGCAATACAACTCGCATCCCGTGCGGGATGCGAAGTCTACGGCATGGCGGGGAGCGCGGAAAAGCTGGAATTAATCAAATCCCTCGGAGCTTCAGGCACTTTTAACTACCGCGCCGCCGGCAGCTATAAAGATCTGATCGCGGCAACAGGCGGAGTGGACGCCGTCATAGAGATGGTCGGCGGGGACGTCTTCAGGAGATGCATGGGTACGCTGAAGCCCTTCGGAAGAATTGTAATCACCGGGTTCGCGAGCCTCGATCTGGATAAATGGAATCCGGCCTCGTGGCTCAGGACCTGGAAAGACATACCGAGGATCGATGTAGGTTTATTGGCTGAGAGGTCGATCGCCGTAATGTCGTCCCATCTCGGCCATCTGCTGGACAGGGAGCCCGATAAGATGGCGCATATCTACGGGGAGCTCAGGGGTTTCGTAATCGAGCACCGGATAAGGCCTGTCGTGGGCAGAGTGTTCGGTTTGGAGGAGGTCGCTCGCGCTCATGAGCTCATCGAATCGAGGAAGAGCTCCGGCAAAGTGCTCTTGAGGATTGGTGGGTGA
- the gspF gene encoding type II secretion system inner membrane protein GspF — protein sequence MPVYKYKAIDETGRTVQGIVDAESPKGATDKLKRQGVFLSSLNEVKQGRARSFNPFKGVKISELAVTTRQFSTLISAGLPLEASLTALSEQTEDAKLGEILTQVKDRVSEGSSLANALGEHRSVFSDLYINIVRAGEASGTLDIVLLRLADFLEKQAALTSKVKSALIYPVFMFFIGGGVLFFTMTYVIPRIAKIFEDSQKALPLMTVILINVSGFFSSNILLLLVLLPILVFGAYRFNKTERGRMFFDRLSLKLPVFGKINSMVVISRFTRTLGTLLASGIPLLDALKIGEAVMGNQVYGKTLEEVRSNVREGTSLAKPLRDSGVFPPLVTRMIAVGEQTGEMEEMLTKVADIYDQQVETMVSTLTSLLEPVMILIIGAVMGFIVFAVLLPIFNLTSTIG from the coding sequence ATGCCCGTATACAAATACAAAGCCATTGACGAGACCGGACGGACCGTCCAGGGAATCGTAGATGCGGAATCCCCGAAGGGCGCAACGGACAAGCTCAAGCGCCAGGGGGTCTTCCTTTCCTCGCTTAACGAAGTCAAACAGGGGAGAGCGAGGAGCTTTAATCCGTTCAAAGGCGTTAAAATTTCCGAGCTCGCGGTCACTACGAGGCAGTTTTCTACGCTTATCTCCGCCGGGCTACCGCTCGAGGCGTCCCTGACGGCCCTCTCCGAGCAAACGGAGGACGCGAAGCTCGGCGAGATACTGACACAGGTGAAGGACAGGGTGAGCGAGGGCAGCTCTTTGGCTAATGCCCTCGGCGAGCACAGGAGCGTTTTCTCCGATCTCTACATAAACATAGTAAGGGCGGGCGAAGCGAGCGGCACGCTAGACATAGTGCTCCTGAGACTCGCGGACTTTCTTGAAAAACAGGCCGCCCTGACCTCAAAGGTAAAAAGCGCGCTCATATATCCCGTCTTCATGTTTTTCATAGGCGGCGGGGTGCTGTTCTTCACGATGACTTATGTAATACCCAGGATAGCGAAGATATTCGAGGACAGCCAGAAGGCTTTGCCTCTCATGACGGTAATACTGATAAACGTAAGCGGTTTTTTCAGCAGCAACATACTGCTGCTCCTCGTATTGCTCCCCATACTCGTTTTCGGAGCGTACCGTTTCAACAAAACGGAGCGCGGAAGGATGTTCTTCGACCGGCTCTCCCTGAAATTGCCGGTATTCGGAAAAATAAATTCCATGGTCGTGATATCGAGGTTCACGCGGACCCTGGGGACGCTCCTCGCGAGCGGCATACCGCTCCTGGACGCGCTTAAAATAGGCGAAGCAGTCATGGGCAACCAGGTCTACGGCAAAACGCTCGAAGAAGTGAGGTCCAACGTAAGGGAGGGGACGAGCCTCGCAAAACCCCTCAGGGACAGTGGCGTCTTCCCGCCGCTCGTCACACGAATGATAGCCGTAGGGGAGCAGACGGGCGAAATGGAAGAGATGCTCACCAAGGTGGCGGACATTTACGACCAGCAGGTCGAAACGATGGTATCCACCCTCACTTCCCTTCTCGAGCCGGTTATGATTTTAATTATAGGCGCCGTGATGGGGTTCATAGTATTCGCAGTTCTCCTGCCCATATTCAATTTGACATCAACTATAGGATAA
- a CDS encoding acyl-CoA thioesterase, protein MGNESVREAVEVTSSELVFPTHTNHYGTIFGGRVLELMDMTGVLAAMRFAGQDTVTASIEAVDFKRPVKVGDIIEVKARVIYTAHTSMVVKVDVYKVGKYSPGAEFTCRGYIIFVAIDPDGKPIPVPTLKLLTEEDKKYWKIGEEVKGRAKTRQANEGI, encoded by the coding sequence TTGGGAAATGAATCGGTCAGGGAAGCTGTCGAAGTTACGAGCTCGGAGCTGGTATTCCCGACGCATACGAACCATTACGGCACGATATTCGGGGGCAGGGTGCTGGAGCTCATGGATATGACGGGAGTTTTGGCCGCCATGAGGTTTGCGGGCCAGGACACGGTGACCGCCTCGATCGAAGCAGTCGATTTCAAGAGGCCCGTGAAAGTCGGGGACATAATAGAAGTCAAAGCCAGGGTCATCTACACGGCCCATACGTCGATGGTGGTGAAGGTGGACGTCTACAAGGTGGGCAAATACAGTCCCGGGGCCGAGTTCACCTGCAGGGGCTATATCATATTCGTCGCCATCGATCCGGACGGAAAGCCGATACCGGTGCCTACCCTCAAACTACTTACTGAAGAGGACAAAAAGTACTGGAAGATCGGAGAAGAAGTGAAAGGCAGGGCGAAGACGAGGCAGGCGAACGAGGGGATATAA
- a CDS encoding type II secretion system protein, whose product MKKQSGFTLIELLVVIFLVGAFVFIAVPKIKSSTEINVKSASRNLSGTIKYLYNEAAFKKNIYRLVFDIDRGEYWVEVLNGNEYVVSTEYLHKKRTLPGGVHFKDVVTERTLGRSSLDDSGEFILFLPTGFVEPAVIHLVTDSEDYYTLETKPYTGGTRVYDEYVQLLRNE is encoded by the coding sequence ATGAAGAAGCAAAGCGGTTTTACACTCATAGAGCTCCTGGTCGTGATTTTTCTGGTCGGCGCATTCGTATTTATAGCAGTGCCGAAAATCAAAAGCAGCACAGAGATCAACGTAAAGAGCGCTTCCAGGAACCTGAGCGGAACGATAAAATATCTCTACAACGAAGCGGCATTTAAAAAAAATATCTACAGGCTCGTTTTCGATATCGACAGGGGGGAGTACTGGGTCGAAGTGCTGAACGGCAACGAGTACGTGGTATCTACCGAATACCTGCACAAAAAACGGACACTTCCGGGCGGCGTCCATTTCAAGGACGTCGTCACAGAGCGCACACTGGGGAGAAGCTCGCTCGACGACTCCGGGGAATTCATTCTGTTCCTGCCCACGGGTTTTGTCGAACCCGCCGTCATCCATCTCGTGACCGACAGCGAGGACTACTATACTCTCGAGACGAAGCCCTATACGGGCGGGACAAGGGTATACGACGAATACGTACAGCTTTTGAGGAATGAATAA
- the gspG gene encoding type II secretion system major pseudopilin GspG — translation MRSEGGFTLIEIMVVLLIIAGLAYIVGTNVIGRFGEAKKEETKIQIKNLESALKLFKLDNGFYPETQQGLNALIQQPTTGREPCCYAKDGYLEGEQVPKDGWKNEFVYIGPDQTGDGTYEIISIGEDAVQQTEDDITSRAIQ, via the coding sequence ATGAGATCCGAAGGAGGTTTCACGCTTATCGAAATAATGGTCGTGCTGCTGATCATAGCCGGGCTCGCATATATCGTGGGTACGAACGTGATCGGAAGGTTCGGGGAGGCCAAGAAAGAGGAGACCAAGATCCAGATCAAGAACCTGGAATCGGCTCTCAAGCTTTTCAAGCTCGACAACGGTTTCTATCCCGAGACGCAGCAGGGTCTTAACGCCCTAATACAGCAGCCGACGACGGGAAGGGAGCCCTGCTGTTATGCAAAGGACGGATACCTGGAAGGAGAACAGGTCCCCAAGGACGGCTGGAAAAACGAGTTCGTGTATATAGGGCCCGACCAGACCGGGGACGGTACTTACGAGATTATCTCCATCGGGGAGGACGCGGTGCAGCAGACAGAGGACGACATTACAAGCCGCGCGATACAATGA
- a CDS encoding AAA family ATPase, translating to MERTLEKLKKIRNDLKSRYFERDDVIDGAFCALLTGSHLLLIGPPGTAKSQLANEICRKIRGARYFQWLLTKFTTPEELFGAVSLRGLENDEYRRVTAGKLPEAHIAFLDEVFKASSSILNTLLTIMNERIFYNGTEKVRIPLISLFGASNELPSEEDELEALYDRFLLRYVVDYIKEDFRFLKMLNTENGSSEEGVITSGELDACRAEAAKVKLPSNILKLISRIRKDLGKKGITPSDRRYKQSVSLLKSKAYLEERDEVTEDDLRFLENILWREPGEKAEIQSVVHQALHGWRDRLRELLIQAKELDAYSRREWESEEMLIKANIEAQTKLKHIGAKLEELVQECRERGKPTDEIKSAEEEIETIQREILDRLVSSKEEMA from the coding sequence ATGGAAAGAACTCTAGAGAAGTTAAAGAAGATAAGAAACGATCTGAAATCGCGCTACTTCGAAAGGGACGACGTAATAGACGGCGCCTTTTGCGCCCTCCTCACCGGAAGCCACCTGCTCCTTATCGGCCCGCCAGGCACGGCCAAATCCCAGCTCGCCAACGAAATCTGCCGCAAGATCAGAGGGGCCCGCTATTTCCAGTGGCTTCTCACCAAGTTCACCACGCCCGAGGAGCTGTTCGGCGCCGTAAGCCTGAGGGGGCTCGAGAACGACGAATACAGGAGAGTCACCGCGGGGAAGCTCCCCGAAGCACACATAGCGTTCCTCGACGAAGTATTTAAAGCCAGCTCCTCGATCCTGAACACGCTGCTCACGATAATGAATGAAAGAATTTTTTATAACGGCACCGAAAAGGTCAGGATACCGCTGATCTCTCTTTTCGGGGCGAGCAATGAGCTCCCGTCCGAGGAAGACGAGCTCGAGGCCCTTTACGACAGGTTCCTTCTCCGGTACGTCGTCGACTACATTAAAGAAGACTTCAGGTTCCTCAAGATGCTCAATACCGAGAACGGCTCATCCGAAGAAGGTGTGATCACGTCCGGGGAGCTCGATGCCTGCAGGGCGGAAGCGGCAAAGGTCAAGCTGCCTTCGAACATATTAAAGCTTATATCGCGGATCAGAAAAGACCTGGGGAAAAAAGGCATAACCCCATCCGACAGAAGGTATAAGCAGTCGGTCTCTCTCCTCAAGTCAAAGGCATACCTCGAGGAAAGGGACGAGGTCACGGAGGACGACCTCCGCTTTCTTGAGAATATTCTATGGAGAGAGCCCGGCGAAAAGGCCGAAATACAATCGGTCGTCCACCAGGCGCTCCACGGCTGGAGGGACAGGCTGAGAGAGCTCCTCATCCAGGCAAAGGAGCTCGACGCTTATTCGAGACGGGAATGGGAAAGCGAGGAAATGCTTATAAAAGCGAATATCGAAGCCCAGACGAAGCTAAAGCACATAGGGGCCAAGCTCGAGGAGCTCGTCCAGGAGTGCAGGGAAAGGGGAAAGCCTACCGACGAGATCAAGTCAGCCGAAGAGGAAATAGAAACCATTCAGAGGGAAATCCTCGACAGGCTCGTTTCGAGCAAAGAGGAGATGGCCTAG
- a CDS encoding prepilin-type N-terminal cleavage/methylation domain-containing protein produces the protein MRPRSRTTDKGFTLIEVLLAVFIGSIVLTVLYASFFQINKAKDRIEEELELYHEARIIMSKITKDLADAYPRGLVNSQSTNITTPFFYGAAEGERSKLSFTSLSRMPTQNSRESDQTEISYFLEPIQDSDLFALVRRDNPTLESDTGGTQFALSERITGFNLTYLAKIPEDGDAQEYATEWNSNETLSLPAAVNVNIVLRNPRGEDIQFSTMVTIPVVN, from the coding sequence TTGCGACCGCGATCTCGGACCACGGATAAAGGGTTTACCCTTATCGAAGTGCTGCTAGCGGTTTTTATTGGGTCGATAGTCCTCACAGTGCTCTACGCCTCCTTCTTTCAGATAAACAAGGCGAAGGACAGGATCGAGGAAGAGCTCGAGCTTTATCATGAGGCAAGGATCATCATGTCGAAGATAACCAAGGACCTGGCGGATGCGTACCCCAGGGGACTCGTCAATTCGCAGTCGACCAATATTACCACCCCGTTTTTTTATGGGGCCGCGGAGGGAGAAAGGAGCAAATTGAGCTTCACGTCTCTATCCCGCATGCCGACCCAGAATTCGAGGGAATCCGACCAGACGGAGATAAGCTATTTTCTCGAGCCGATTCAGGACTCGGACCTGTTCGCCCTGGTAAGGAGGGACAACCCGACCCTCGAATCCGATACCGGAGGCACTCAATTTGCGCTATCGGAGCGTATTACGGGTTTTAACCTCACATACCTTGCGAAAATACCCGAGGACGGCGATGCCCAGGAGTACGCGACAGAGTGGAATTCTAACGAGACGCTGTCGTTGCCGGCCGCAGTCAATGTAAATATCGTTCTGAGGAATCCAAGGGGGGAGGACATCCAGTTCAGCACGATGGTGACTATACCGGTAGTCAATTAA